The sequence below is a genomic window from Flagellimonas marinaquae.
TAGATATTATTTTCAGTTTTTGTTGACTCTGAACGTTACACCTCTGTTGGTTATCACTCTTCCCGTTTTCAAGGTCAAGAGGGCTTCATCAGAAATGATCGGGGTACAGCTTCCACTGCTGTTCGAAACAAGTACACGGTAAATAAATCCGTTGGAGTTCACATCCGGAGTGTTCAAAATAAGATTGGCGGTTTGCGTTCCGGTGTATTCGGAGCCATCGATTATGGTGCTAAAATTACTGCCCCCATCCGTGCTCACTTCCCACTGATAGGTGTCCGCGTTTGTTGTTGCCACGGTAAAACTTCCACTATTGCCCACTACTACCGTTTGATCTGTTGGTTGTGTGGTTATGGTGAACGGCGTTACCGTTATGGTTTGTTGCACATCAATACTGTTCCCGGCATCATCGGTAACCCTATAGGTACGGGTAATGGTTTCGGGGTTGGTACCTCCATCACTAACGTCACTTATAAAGGTCACTGTCGGATTTGAGGCACAATTATCGGCCTCATCGGAAATAACCGTAATATCCGCTGCAGGAATATCATCGCTACAATAAACAGAGATAGGTGATGGTGCACTGGCAGTTGGGGCAATTGTATCTACCGTAATTGTAGTGGTAGCCGCAATATTTGGATATGGAGGGTCGCCTGCCATACCGCCATATTCCACCAAATACCCTTTAGGTTGATAACTTCCGCTGGATGCCCCTGTGTTGGAAAGGTCGTTCCAGGAACCATCCAGTCCAACTCCCGGAGCAGTGATATGGGCATAATCCTCATCTCCAGATTGATTGGGTTCCCCTGTATTCCAAAATTCATACCCAAAGGCTGTTCCTCCAGAGGTTCCTCTCCAAAAGAGAGTTCCAGCTTCCGGTCCGGTTACCCAATACCAATCACCTTCGGTGGCGGCATCGCTGGCACCTATCCAACCGGCACCGGGGGCTTGAGCACCCAATAGATCGGATTCGTCCTGCACCGTAATAGTGGCCAAGTAACCTTGTAAACCATAAAATGTCCGTAAGGCAGCGGCATCCCTAGCTGCTGTCCAAGTAATGCCCAAAGAGGGAACATATTCGTAATAGTGGCCTGTAGACTCCAAATAATTGGCCTCGTTCAATACTATGGAAAAAGTCCGGGTATCTCCAGAACTTACCGTGGCCGTAGTCTGGAATTCAACGGCCGAGATCGCTGCTTCAAATTCGGCCAAGGTAGCAGGTCCGTTCAACAATAATCTTCCTTCGGAAGTATCCCAGCTTGCAGTGATGTTGGGGTGTGTGCCGGTAAGGTTCAAGACATCGCCCGAAACATCGTAGTTGGAGGTTATTTGAATATAAACAGCATCCACTGTACTGCTATCGGGATCTGTAATACTAATCGATTCCACTACTTGTATGGCATTTCCTGGGCAATATAATTGGTCTCCGGTTGCGGTTATGCTCGGTGGGTCGTCTGCGTCCACGGTGTCATCCCTAAAATCCAGATCGCCGCCGGATCCAAGATCTCCATCGGAATCGGGTAATATCAAGGAACCTCCAATGGCATTCGTAGGGTCGTCAATATCCCCTCCGGGGTCACCATAGCCTGTTGTGGTATCCACGGTATTATCTAGTCCGTCATTATCGTTATCCGACCCTGATAGTGTTAGGGATGCTTCTGTCGTGTCACCTGTGCCATCATTGTCGCTATCGGTATCCAAAAAATCGGGAGTACCGTCACCATCCGTATCAATTGCGGACAAGCCAATGCTTTCATAGGCATCGTCGAGACCATCGTTGTCGGTATCATTGCCCGACGGTGCCGTATACCCTGTCGATGTTTGGGCCTCCACATTATCGGGAATGCCATCGCCATCACTATCCAGGTCTTGATAGTTAGGAATGCCATCACCGTCGGTATCTACTGTGGTGCAGTCTACCGTACCGGGGTAACTGGCACCATGGACCCTTGCGCCAATCTGATAGGCCATGACCCTAAACGATTGGAAATTATTGGTGCTGACATTAAATGTAATCTCTGTAATTGAACCCGATGGTATTCCATTGGCGCTTGCCAACCAGCTTCCATTATTGTATTGTATTTGCATATCGGAGGTGGATACTACCGGGTCGGCACTTAAGAATACACTTACCGTGGTGCCGATGGGGATCACTTGTGAAAATTGAAATGAAATGATCGATTGCCCCGGATATGTGGTCGTAGAGTTATAGGCATACGTGGTGCTTGGGTTTCCTTCGGCATTGGAAGCATCACTGAAGTTTTGAATATTTGTTGCGGTCTGTACAAAATTTCCCGTAGCTCCACCACATTCATCCACATCCAGGACGCCATCATTGTCATCATCCACATCGCTGGCATCGTCAATGCCATCACCATCTACGTCGGCACTGCCTACACTGCAAGTAGAGTACAATTTGGAAAATGGAATGTTCTGTTTGGAAATAGAGGGGCCTTGGTAGGCAACCGATAGGTTTTCCCCTCCGCCATTTTCAAAGAAAAGTACCTGGATATCGTGCAAACCGGTTGTTAGTGTAATGTTCCCTGATCGCTCTCGGGAACTATGTGCCCCATCGTTATTGACCACCTGGGTCCCATTTATATATAATTTGGAGCCATCGTCCGATGTGGTATAAAAAGTATACGAGCCCGGAGTGTCTATTTGGATAAAACCGGTATACCGAATACTAAAGTTATCTCTATCGCCCGGGTCTTCTTGGTTTTGCAGATTATCCACATTAAAATTGGTGTACGTGCCGGATCCAATATATCCAGTCGTTGGGATATTGTCAACAGTACTTCCGGAAGGTGAACTATCGTAGAACTCAAAATCCACTTCACCTACGCATAAATTCAGGGTTCCTTCAACTACAATGTTATCAATATAGTAGTACTCATTACCAGCAGTATTGTAAAATCGGACCCTTATTTCCAGAATAGAACCTGAAGTTGCCAAGTTCACGGTGTAATTTGGATTTAAAAGGTCAGATGGGTTGGAGTCTCCCGATGCATTTTCGAATTCTATCCAAGAACCTCCATCCACTCGATATTCACCTATAAAATAATCAGTGCCGGCCTCAAACTGATGTGTCTGTGTCTGTGTGGCCACATCAAAACTAAAATTTACAGACTCATAACCATTTATGTTAATGGGGTTAGTTTGCCAAATGCCTTCGGCATTAAGATTGTTGGCTTCTATACGATTGTCCTGGACCCATACATCTCCAGTTAAGGTTGTTGTCCATCCAGAAGACGAAGGGCCTGTAGCCGTTCCATTTTCTGTGCCGTTGGGGTAGCTATCAAAGTTTTCGCTCCAAATAGTGGTTTGCGAAAAAGAAAAAAAAGTGCCTAAAAGGAAAAATGCAAGTATTAGCATCCATCCAGTCGGGAAATGGTTCATTTTCTTTTTGGAGACTGAGGTTGTGCCCATGTAGATTTTAGATATGGTACAAAATTATAAGCCTAAGGCGCGGTGCAAAATAATTGTTGTGAAAGACGGTAAAAGGAAGGTTAACCCTGTAAATATGTGGACAATGTTGAAAATTGATTGGACTTGCCAAAAGCCAACGGGCGGTGAAAAACGGAAATTGAACATCATTTAATAGACTTTGTTATGGTAATTGGTTGAAAAATAGATGGACTAACCTCTATTTTTGTTTGTGGCGAGGTTGCACAAGCGATATAAATTGTTGTATATTTGCAAAACTGAACGGATATAAAAGTATTCATGAGGGGACCTTGAGTCCCCTCTTTTATTACTCATTTCTTATGTTGAAGGATAAAGTAGAATCATTGTTGAACCAAGCGTTGGAAGAGTATCAGTCCTTGTTTTTGGTCGATTTTACCGTAGGGGGCGATAATGGGATCAAGGTTGTTTTGGATGGGGATAATGGAGTTAGCCTACAGGATTGTATGAACGTGAGCAGGGCCATTGAGCACAACCTAGATCGCGAAGAGGAGGATTTTTCTCTGGAAGTTACATCTGCGGGCGCTACGTCGCCCTTAAGATTGCCGCGTCAGTACAATAAAAATGTTGGAAGAAAATTACAGGTCAAGACCAACTCCGAGGAATTGGAAGGTACGCTGGTCGAAACCTCGACAAATAGCATTACCCTAGAGTGGAAGGCCCGCGAGCCAAAACCAGTGGGTAAAGGAAAAGTTACGGTGCAGAAAACGCAGGAAATTGCCTTTTCTGACATTAAAGAAGCAAAAGTTAAATTAAAATTTTAATTGTAGTAGAATATGGAAAACCTAGCGCTCATCGAATCCTTTTCGGAGTTTAAGGACGATAAGTTTATTGACAGGGTGACCCTTATGGCGATTTTGGAAGAAGTCTTTCGAAGTGCGCTCAAGAAAAAATTTGGTTCTGACGACAATTTTGATATCATTATCAACCCCGATAAAGGTGATTTGGAAATTTGGAGAAACCGAATCGTGGTCGAAGATGGCGAGGTAGAGGAGCCAAATGAAGAAATTTCCTTGTCCGAGGCCAGGAAAATAGAGCCGGATTTTGAGGTGGGTGAAGATGTTTCCGAAGAAGTGAAATTGATCGATTTGGGTAGGCGAGCGATATTGGCATTGCGCCAAAACCTGATTTCTAAGATCCATGAGCACGATAATACCACTATCTATAAGCAATTTAAAGACTTGGAGGGTGAGATTTATACGGCAGAGGTGCATCATATTAGGCACCGTGCCGTAATTTTGTTGGATGACGAAGGCAACGAGATCATTCTTCCAAAAGAAAAACAAATCCCGGCCGATTTTTTCCGTAAAGGGGATAACGTACGCGGTATTATTGAAAGCGTGGAACTTAAAGGAAACAAGCCGGCGATCATTATGTCCAGAACTTCCCCGAAATTCTTGGAGCAATTGTTCTTTCAGGAAATTCCTGAAGTTTTCGATGGTTTGATCTCCATTAAAAAAGCCGTTCGTATTCCAGGCGAAAAAGCAAAGGTCGCTGTGGACTCTTACGATGATAGGATCGATCCCGTTGGGGCTTGTGTAGGTATGAAAGGTTCAAGAATCCATGGAATTGTCCGTGAATTGGGTAATGAGAACATCGATGTAATCAACTGGACCAATAATCCCCAACTAATGGTTACCCGGGCACTAAGTCCTGCCAGAGTATCATCCGTTAAGTTGAACGAGGAGAAGAAAACAGCTCAAGTTTATCTAAAGCCAGAGGAAGTGTCCAAGGCTATTGGTAGAGGAGGTCATAATATTAGATTGGCTGGTCAATTAACTGGTTATGAGATAGATGTGTTTAGGGAAGGTGTAGAGGAAGATGTTGAGCTTACAGAGTTCTCCGATGAAATAGAAGGCTGGGTAATAGAGGAGTTCAAGAAAATAGGATTGGACACTGCACGCAGCGTTTTGGAGCAAGACGTAAAAGATTTGGCGAAACGAACAGATCTTGAAGAAGAAACAATCCAAGAGGTAGTTCGTATCCTCAAGGAAGAATTTGAAGATTAGGCTTATATTAGCAGCGAAAAATTAGGGCAAGTAAAATAATTTATGGCAGAAAATCCAACAATACGACTTAATAAAGTTCTTAGAGAATTGAACATTTCACTGGATAGAGCGGTCGACTATCTCAACTCGGAAGGGCATGAGGTAGAGGCACGTCCTACCACCAAGATTTCCAATGAAGTGTATCAAGTTCTGTTGGATGAATTCCAAACGGATAAGAGCAAAAAGGTTGCTTCCAAGGAAGTTGGTGAAGAAAAAAGAAAGGAGAAGGAAGCTATCCGAATGCGAATGGAGAAAGAGCAGGAGGAGCGCAGATTGGCCAAAGAAAAGAAAGAAGCCGAGCAGCAGGTCGTGAAGGCCAAGGCCGAATTATCCGGTCCAAAAACTGTGGGTAAAATTGATTTGGACAAAAAACCCGAACAACCTAAAAAGGAGGAGCCCAAGAAAGAGGAAGCTCCAAAACCCGAACCGGAAAAGGTTCAGGAAAAAGCTCCTGAAAAAGAAACGCCAAAAGTCGAGGCTCCAGCTCCCGTAAAAGAAAAGCCAGAAGAGAAAACAGAGCAAAAGGTCGAGGTAAAAGAGGAAGAAAAGCAGTCTACGGAAGAGGTAGGCACAGGAACCATAAAGACCAATTATCAAAAACTTTCCGGACCAAAAATAACCGGGGACAAAATAGACTTATCGCAATTTAAAAAGCCTGCGAAAAAGAAAAAAGAAGATACCCAAAAGTCAAAAACTGGCGGAGGATCTTCCGATGGGGCAGAGCGTAAAAAGCGAAGAAGGAGAATAGTTAAGAATGGCCCACAAGCTGGTGGAGGTCGTAATAACAGAGGAGGCGCGGGTAGAAAAGGACAGCGTTCCAATGCACCCAAGGTAGAGCCTACCGAAGAAGAAGTACAAAAACAAGTACGTGAGACCCTCGAAAAACTACAGGGTAAATCCAACAAAGGGCGAGGAGCAAAATATAGAAGGGAGAAAAGAGATCAGCACCGTCAGCAAACGGAAAAAGATCTTGAACAACAGGAATTGGAAAGCAAGATTTTAAAGGTGACCGAATTTGTTACCGTGAACGAACTTGCCACGATGATGAATGTATCCACTACCCAGATAATTTCAGCGTGTATGTCTTTGGGCATCATGGTAACCATGAATCAGCGATTGGATGCTGAAACACTTTCCATTGTAGCAGACGAATTTGGTTATGAGGTCGAGTTTGTAACGGCCGAGATCGAGGAAACCATCGATGAGGTGGAGGATGCTCCAGAAGACTTGAAACCAAGGGCGCCCATTGTTACTGTAATGGGGCACGTAGACCACGGTAAAACATCGCTTCTGGATTACATTCGTGAAGAAAATGTAATCGCAGGGGAAAGTGGAGGAATTACGCAGCATATTGGAGCCTACGGTGTATCACTGGAAGATGGTCAAAGAATTGCTTTCTTGGATACTCCGGGTCACGAAGCGTTTACCGCAATGAGGGCTCGTGGAGCACAGGTAACCGACATTGCCATTATCGTAATTGCAGCGGATGACGATATCATGCCGCAAACGAAAGAAGCAATCAGCCATGCCCAAGCGGCCGGGGTGCCCATAGTATTCGCGATCAACAAAGTGGATAAGCCTACGGCAAATCCTGATAAGATAAAAGAAGGATTGGCGCAAATGAACCTTTTGGTCGAAGATTGGGGGGGTAAAGTGCAATCGCACGATATTTCCGCAAAAACTGGTCAAGGCGTTCAAGAACTTTTGGAAAAAGTTTTGCTTGAGGCCGAGTTATTGGAATTGAAAGCAAATCCAGAACGTTTGGCAACGGGAACCGTGGTAGAAGCATTTTTGGACAAAGGCCGGGGTTATGTGGCGACCATTTTGGTCCAGACCGGTACATTGAACATTGGTGATTATGTATTGGCGGGAACCTGTAGCGGTAAAGTTAAGGCCATGCAAGATGAAAGAGGACATAATATTACAAGTGCCGGACCCTCCACGCCAATATCTATTTTGGGATTGGACGGGGCGCCGCAGGCAGGTGATAAGTTCCATGTGTTGGAAGATGAGCGGGAAGCCAAGCAAATTGCGGCAAAGCGTTCCCAATTACAACGCGAACAATCCGTAAGAACACAACGTCACATTACATTGGACGAAATTGGACGTAGAATTGCGTTGGGCGACTTCCAGGAGCTGAACATTATCCTAAAAGGTGATGTAGATGGTTCTGTAGAAGCTTTAACGGATTCCTTCCAAAAATTGTCCACAGATGAGATACAAGTCAACATCATACATAAAGGCGTAGGAGCGATAACAGAATCAGATGTATTGTTGGCTAGTGCCTCCGATGCGATTATAATCGGATTTAACGTAAGGCCGATGGGCAATGCTCGAACCATTGCTGATAAAGAGGAGATCGATATCAGGACCTACTCCATTATTTATGACGCCATCAACGATCTTAAAGATGCGATGGAAGGCATGTTGTCTCCAGAGATGAAAGAAGAAATCACCGGTAATGCCGAGATTAGGGAGACTTTCAAGATTTCGAAAGTGGGAACCATTGCAGGATGTATGGTCACCAGTGGTAAAATCTTTAGAAACTCCAATATTAGGCTGATCAGGGATGGTGTAGTAATCTATACCGGGGAGCTCGCCTCGTTGAAGCGATTCAAGGATGATGTAAAAGAAGTTTCCAAAGGGTACGACTGCGGACTACAGATCAAGAATTACAACGATATTAGGGAAGGGGATATAGTAGAGGCCTTCCAAGAAGTGGCGGTGAAGAAAAAGCTGTAACGAGTATAATTCTAATTAAAAAAAACCCGCTCATCGAGCGGGTTTTTTAGTTATTTGGAAGTGCTTTCTTCAGGTTTCAGGAGCATGGCGTCCGGATATTTTTTTCGTACTTCAAGATATTTCCTCTCGGCCTCCAATTTGGTCCTAAATTTTCCTAGCCTTACACGGTAGGTGGGAGATTCAAACTCTATTTTGGAATACCAGTCAGGGAAATCTACTTCTACTTGGTTCAATAGGTCTTGAGCCTTTTCAAAACTCCCAAAGCCCACTTGTATTTGATAAAAACCACTGTTTGCATTTACCTTGGCATACAGTTGAACCAATTGATCGATTTTCGGGTCTTGTTGAATGGTCACTTGGGCTTGCTGTGCCGAAAGCTGAGTGGCAAAGCCTATAATTAGTGCTGTGAATAGCGTGGTTTTCATAGTGTTTCAGTATTGTGATTATAACGCTTTTTGCAAAAGTAAATTATTATAGGTTAAACAAGTTGAAGCAAAGTTATTTAGAATCTTTATAAATTATGAGTTATAAATACCTTAACATTTCAAAAAATGCTTGTATGTCTTACTTTTGTGACCACTCTTGGTAGGGTGAAAAGCTATTGTTCTCAAACTCAATAGAAAGAATCGTGCCAAGGATTTCGATAGAAATTTCACGAATATGAAAAAGGTTTTATACCGCCATCTATTTTCAAAAGTTTTAGGTTTAACTTTCCTATTGTTCTCCACATCTTTTTATGCTCAAGAAGAGGCTGATGCCGCTGCTGAACAAACAGTGGAAGCTGTCGGAGGAGACCCGGTAAAGGGGAAACAACTGTTTAATCAGAACTGTGCCGCCTGTCACGCATTGGAGCGTAAAATGACGGGGCCTGCACTGGCCAATGTAGAAACAAGGTTGGCTGAGGATGAAGGTTTGGACAAGGAATGGATCTATCAATGGATCAAGAATAGTCCTGCCATGATTTCCGCTGGAGATGCTTATGCTGTAAAAATATACGCAGAGTACAATCAAGCGGCAATGACCCCGTTCCCGACGTTGTCTAATCAGGATATCGATGATATTTTGGCGTATACTGCCGCTCCGCCGCCCGCGCCTTCAGCTGCTACAGCTGCCGCCGCCACTGGAGGTGATGCTGGTGAGTCAACTTCCGGTATTTCCAACGAAATGATACTTGGCGCATTGGTGTTGGTGTTCGGTCTGTTGGTCATGATGTTGATCTTGGTGAACAAGACCTTGCGCAGGATAGCCGAAGCAAATGGTGTTGTGATTGCGCAGGAGAAAGAAAAGCGCTTGCCAATTTGGAAAGCATTTGTTCAAAATCAGTTCTTGGTGCTGGTAAGTGTAGTGTTCTTGCTTTTGGCAAGTGCGTACTTTGCTTACGGTTGGATGATGCAGGTAGGTATCGATCAGGGGTATGCCCCGGTTCAGCCAATCCATTATTCGCACAAAATTCACGCTGGAGATAATAAGATTGAGTGTAAGTATTGTCACTCTTCCGCAAGGACTTCCAAGCATTCCGGGATTCCTTCCCTTAATGTTTGTATGAACTGTCACAAATCTATCTACGAATACACCGGTAATCCAGAAGGTCCTTCAGCTGAAGATTTGGCCAATGGATATACCAATGAATTTTATACGGGCGAAATCAAGAAATTGTACAAAGCGGTCGGTTGGGACGAGGAAAACCAAAGCTATACTGGTGAAACACAACCAGTGGAGTGGGTTAGAATCCATAACCTGCCAGATTTCGCATACTTTAATCACTCTCAGCACGTATCCGTTGCAGGAATTGAGTGTCAGACATGTCACGGTCCAGTAGAGGAAATGGAAGTTATGTATCAGCATGCTCCATTGACTATGGGTTGGTGTATCAATTGTCACAGGGAGACCAATGTGAAGGTTGAAGGTAATGAGTACTATGAGGCAATTCATGAAGAATTGTCCAAAAAGTATGGTGTTGAGGAATTGACCGCTGCCATGATGGGCGGTTTGGAGTGTGGTAAGTGTCACTATTAAGAAATAAAAGAAGATAATCTCAGATATATCGTATGGCATCAAACAAAAAATATTGGAAAAGTGAAGCGGAGTTGAATCCGAACGATTCCATTGTTGAGGCGCTAAGAAACAACGAGTTTACAGAGGAGATTCCCGTTGATGATTTTTTGGGGGACAAGGAAAAACTGTCCGCCTCCAATACTTCAAGAAGGGATTTCTTGAAATATGTCGGCTTCAGTACTGCGGCAGCAACCGTTGCGGCGTGCGAGGGACCTGTTCACAAATCTATACCGTATGTGGTCCAGCCGGACAATATTGTTCCAGGTGTGGCCAATTACTATGCTACAACTATAGCGGATGGTTTTGATTTTGCCAGTATTTTGGTAAAAACCCGTGAGGGAAGGCCTATAAAAATTGAAAACAATACGGATGCAAAGGTAAATGGTGGGGCCAATGCGCGAGTGCAAGCCTCTGTTTTGTCTCTGTATGATAGTAAAAGGGTTCAAGGGCCAATGGCCAATGGTGAGCCTATGGAATGGAAGGTGCTGGATGCTACGGTGATGGCCAAGCTGAACTCTTTGAAGGGTACCAGTAAGCAAATTGCCCTTTTGACGCAGACATATGCAAGTCCGTCCACAGCAAAATTAATTTCTGAATTTAAAGAGGCTTACGGAGAAAACGTGAACCACGTGGTTTACGATGCAATTTCCGAAGATGCTGCACTTAATGCATTTAATAAGGCGTACGGTGAACGTGCCTTGGCCGATTATGATTTTGAAAAAGCTGAATTGATAGTGTCCTTCGGAGCTGATTTCTTGGGAGATTGGCAAGGTGGGGGCTATGATTCCGGTTATGCAAAAGGACGTATTCCAAAGAACGGGAAAATGTCCAGGCATATTCAGATGGAGTCCAATATGTCCTTGGCCGGGGCCAATGCCGACAAGAGATATCCAATGACGCCAACCCAGCAGAAAATTGCGCTGGCCAAATTGTATGGCAAGTTAAATGGTAGCAGTGTAGGTGGTGGTACATCTGATGTGGATGCTGCAGTGGACCAAGTTGCGGCCGAAATCAAAAAAGCAGGCAGCAAAGCAGTTGTTGTTACCGGATTAAATGATGAGAATGCACAATCCGTTGTATTGGCGATCAATAAATTATTGGCTAGTGAGGCATTTGATCCGATCAAGCCAAAATATGTGCGCCAAGGAGATGCTGCAAAGGTGAATAAATTGATATCCGATATGAATGCCGGTCGTGTAGGTATGTTGATTACCGACGGTGTAAATCCAGCGTATTCATTGCCAAATGCAGAAGAGTTTGTTGCTGGTTTGGATCAGGTAGATCTTTCTGTAGCTTTTGCGTTCAATAATGATGAGACAGCACAGTCGTCCGATTATGTGGCGGCATCATCCCATTATTTGGAATCATGGGGCGATGCAGAGTTCAAAAAAGGACAATATAGCTTAATGCAGCCAGCCATTCGTGAGTTGTTTGATACGAGACAGTTTCAGACGGCACTTTTGAAATGGATGGGTGTGGAAAAAACATACTACGAATACATTAAGGAAAATTGGAATACTGATATTCTTCAAGGTGGTTCTTGGAACAAAGCTTTGCAGGATGGGGTATTTGAGGTTTCCGTGATGAATACAGAAAATGACGAGGTTGCTTCGGTGAATGAAGGCGAGGAAGAGCAACCGGAAATTGTACCAATAGCGTCCGCGATACGTTCTTTGGTGAATTCCACAAGCCCGGGCACGGAGCTGGTACTTTACTCCAAAGTGGGTATGGGTGACGGTCGCCAGGCGAACAACCCTTGGTTGCAGGAATTCCCTGATCCGATTTCGAGGGTGTCTTGGGACAACTATGTTACCGTTTCCAAGGCCGATGCTGAAACTTGGGGATTGGAGAACACCATAGTGGCCGATGGCGGTCTAAATGGTAGTTATGTCAATCTTACTGTTGATGGAAAGGTTCTGGAGAATGTTCCTGTGATCGTTCAGCCAGGACAAGCAGTGGGTACTGTAGGGCTTTCGTTCGGATACGGTAAAAAAGCCGGAATGCAGCAAGAGATGGCCACAGGGGTCAATGCATACGCTTTATATAGTAATTTTTCCGATGTACAGTCGGTTACGATAGAAAAATCAGCAGGAGTTCATGAGTTTGCCTGTGTGCAATCTCAAAAAACACTGATGGGTAGGGGAGATATCATCAAAGAAACTACTTTGGAGATTTTCAATACCAAAGATCATGCGGAATGGAACCCAATGCCGCATGTATCATTGAATCATCAGGAAATACCTGTTACCTCTCCAGATGCAGACCTTTGGGAGGAGTTTGATAGAAGTATAGGGCATCACTTTAACTTGTCCATCGATCTAAATGCATGTACCGGATGTGGTGCTTGTGTCATCGCATGTCATGCCGAGAACAATGTTCCGGTTGTCGGAAAGATGGAGATGCGCCGTTCCAGAGATATGCACTGGTTGCGAATAGACAGGTACTACTCTTCCGAAGAGACCTTTGAGCAAGATAACGAGAAAAAAGATGGCATGGATGGCCTTTGGGGAGAAAATGGTTCTCTTGGAGGCTTCAGGGAGATGGAAGATCCGTCAGCCAATCCACAGGTAGCCTTCCAGCCGGTAATGTGTCAACATTGTAATCATGCACCTTGTGAAACTGTTTGTCCGGTAGCGGCAACATCGCATAGTAGACAGGGTCAAAACCATATGGCATACAACCGTTGTGTAGGAACAAGATATTGTGCCAACAACTGTCCTTATAAAGTTCGTAGATTCAACTGGTTCTTGTACAATAACAACGACGAGTTCGATTTTAATATGAACAATGATTTGGGTAAAATGGTACTTAATCCAGACGTTAATGTGCGTTCTAGGGGGGTTATGGAAAAATGCTCAATGTGCATCCAAATGACCCAAAAGACCATTTTGGACGCGAAGAGAGACGGTCGAGTGGTGAAAGATGGTGAGTTCCAAACTGCTTGTTCTGCAGCATGTAGCAGCGGGGCTATGGTGTTCGGCGATGTAAACGATCACGATAGTAAAGTGGCCAAATTGAAAGAGGATGATAGGATGTACCATTTGTTGGAGCATGTGGGAACAAAACCAAACGTGTTCTACCATGTTAAGGTAAGAAACACCAACGAGGCTTAATCAATAAAAAAAGAAGTAACTAGAAGATAAATTATGGCGTCGCATTACGAAGCACCTATTCGAAAGCCCTTAGTAGTCGGAGACAAAGGTTACCACGATGTAACCGTGGATATTGCCCGTCCGGTTGAGGGAAAGGCCAACAAACAATGGTGGATTGTTTTTTCTATCGCATTAGTGGCATTCCTTTGGGGTCTAGGATGTATCATTTACACCATTTCAACAGGTATTGGGGTTTGGGGTCTTAACCGAACCGTAAACTGGGCCTGGGATATTACCAACTTTGTATGGTGGGTAGGTATTGGTCACGCAGGTACACTGATTTCAGCAGTACTTTTGCTTTTCCGACAAAAATGGAGAATGGCAATTAACCGTTCGGCGGAAGCTATGACCATTTTCTCGGTTGTGCAGGCGGGTTTGTTCCCGATCATTCACATGGGCCGTCCTTGGTTGGCATATTGGGTACTTCCCATTCCGAACCAGTTTGGTTCCCTTTGGGTAAACTTTAACTCACCATTACTT
It includes:
- the infB gene encoding translation initiation factor IF-2, which produces MAENPTIRLNKVLRELNISLDRAVDYLNSEGHEVEARPTTKISNEVYQVLLDEFQTDKSKKVASKEVGEEKRKEKEAIRMRMEKEQEERRLAKEKKEAEQQVVKAKAELSGPKTVGKIDLDKKPEQPKKEEPKKEEAPKPEPEKVQEKAPEKETPKVEAPAPVKEKPEEKTEQKVEVKEEEKQSTEEVGTGTIKTNYQKLSGPKITGDKIDLSQFKKPAKKKKEDTQKSKTGGGSSDGAERKKRRRRIVKNGPQAGGGRNNRGGAGRKGQRSNAPKVEPTEEEVQKQVRETLEKLQGKSNKGRGAKYRREKRDQHRQQTEKDLEQQELESKILKVTEFVTVNELATMMNVSTTQIISACMSLGIMVTMNQRLDAETLSIVADEFGYEVEFVTAEIEETIDEVEDAPEDLKPRAPIVTVMGHVDHGKTSLLDYIREENVIAGESGGITQHIGAYGVSLEDGQRIAFLDTPGHEAFTAMRARGAQVTDIAIIVIAADDDIMPQTKEAISHAQAAGVPIVFAINKVDKPTANPDKIKEGLAQMNLLVEDWGGKVQSHDISAKTGQGVQELLEKVLLEAELLELKANPERLATGTVVEAFLDKGRGYVATILVQTGTLNIGDYVLAGTCSGKVKAMQDERGHNITSAGPSTPISILGLDGAPQAGDKFHVLEDEREAKQIAAKRSQLQREQSVRTQRHITLDEIGRRIALGDFQELNIILKGDVDGSVEALTDSFQKLSTDEIQVNIIHKGVGAITESDVLLASASDAIIIGFNVRPMGNARTIADKEEIDIRTYSIIYDAINDLKDAMEGMLSPEMKEEITGNAEIRETFKISKVGTIAGCMVTSGKIFRNSNIRLIRDGVVIYTGELASLKRFKDDVKEVSKGYDCGLQIKNYNDIREGDIVEAFQEVAVKKKL
- a CDS encoding SPOR domain-containing protein, yielding MKTTLFTALIIGFATQLSAQQAQVTIQQDPKIDQLVQLYAKVNANSGFYQIQVGFGSFEKAQDLLNQVEVDFPDWYSKIEFESPTYRVRLGKFRTKLEAERKYLEVRKKYPDAMLLKPEESTSK
- a CDS encoding c-type cytochrome yields the protein MKKVLYRHLFSKVLGLTFLLFSTSFYAQEEADAAAEQTVEAVGGDPVKGKQLFNQNCAACHALERKMTGPALANVETRLAEDEGLDKEWIYQWIKNSPAMISAGDAYAVKIYAEYNQAAMTPFPTLSNQDIDDILAYTAAPPPAPSAATAAAATGGDAGESTSGISNEMILGALVLVFGLLVMMLILVNKTLRRIAEANGVVIAQEKEKRLPIWKAFVQNQFLVLVSVVFLLLASAYFAYGWMMQVGIDQGYAPVQPIHYSHKIHAGDNKIECKYCHSSARTSKHSGIPSLNVCMNCHKSIYEYTGNPEGPSAEDLANGYTNEFYTGEIKKLYKAVGWDEENQSYTGETQPVEWVRIHNLPDFAYFNHSQHVSVAGIECQTCHGPVEEMEVMYQHAPLTMGWCINCHRETNVKVEGNEYYEAIHEELSKKYGVEELTAAMMGGLECGKCHY